In Nitrospinota bacterium, the genomic stretch CCGAGAATACCGGCGACCCGGCCCGGCTAGGCGGCATAGTGAAAGCGTTGGCCCAAATAGCCCGGGAAACGCCGGTGATATTGCCCCTTCATCCCCGGACGGTGAAAGCGTTGGAGCTGGCGGGCGGTTTAAAAACCCTGGCCGGTGTGAAGGTTACGGAGCCTTTGCCGTTTCTGGACATGGTGTGGCTGGAGCAGTCCGCCATGGCCATAATCACCGATTCCGGCGGGGTGCAGAAAGAGGCTTTCTTCTACGGCGTCCCCTGCGTCACCGCCCGGGACGAAACCGAATGGGTGGAAACGGTGGAGTCCGGCTGGAACACCCTGGCCGGGGCGGACACGCAAAAAATAATATCAGCCTGGAGCAGGATCAAATCCGGCCATCGCCCCGCCACCGCCCCCGCCTATTATGGCGACGGCGCCGCCGCGGACAGGATAGTGGATGTCCTGATGAAATCCGCGTAGGGGCGGTTCGTGAACCGCCCCTCCTGATCGCTATGTCATCTCCTGATTCAAAACAGGGCGGTTCGTGAACCGCCCCTACAGATCACCAACCAACCGCCCCTGCCACCATGCAATCAAATATTCAACTCCACCCACAAAGCGGCATGGTCCGAGGCGGCGTCTTTTTCGGTCTTTATCTCCGGGAAATGCTCGAACAGAGTCCCGTTTTTCCCGCCCCAAACGCCGCGCCGTTCAACCCCCGCCGATTTGGCCAGCGCCGCCAGCTCCGGGGACATGAGGATGTAATCCAGTTTCCCGCTTTTGGTCCCGTTCCCGTGGGTGCCCTCCCGCCCATCGCCGGTAAAGCAGGGCAGGCTCGTTACGTCGGTCAAATCCAGCCCGTTATGCAGAAGCGGTTTTAGCGGGGCGCTGTCAATATCCTCATTGTTTTCAGTAGGCATTATTTTTCACCTTTCATTTCCATTTTGCTCAAACCTTCTTAAACTCATCCAGTGTCATCCCCGCCTGTTTAAGTATGCTTCTGAACGTGCCGGTTGGAACGTCGCCGGGATGCATGGCCACATATGTCTGCCTTCCATCAGGATGGCGAAAGATGATGTGGGAGCCAGATTGTCTTTTTCTCATGAAACCGGCGCGTTCGAGTTTGGCTATTATTTCACGCGCTGAAAATGGCATCGTCTATTTCGATTTTCGAGAAGAACGCCTCCGTTTCCACCGGCACGGTTTCCCCGTTGGCGCGTTTCTCTTCAATCCAAAGTTTCAACAGATCGGAGGCGGCGGCCTTTGCGCCTTCTATCCCCAGGCCGTGCGTGGTCAGGTCAAGGGCCGGAATATGGGCGTAGTAATAGCCGGGCGGAAGGGAGGGATCATTCACTCGTTCGTAAACTATGGAATAGATCATAACCGGTTTCCAATATGGTTATAGCGATTATATCATCCCTTTTCCGTTAAACCTCCATCTCCCCTTCAAAAACCTCGGTGGCGGTCTCTTCTATGTCCTCTTTCTCCAGCTCGAACCAGCCTATCCAGTCCGCCCTGCCATTGGCCGCTATTTCCGGGTGGCCGTTCCTCGGTTTCTTCAG encodes the following:
- a CDS encoding type II toxin-antitoxin system HicA family toxin, whose product is MPFSAREIIAKLERAGFMRKRQSGSHIIFRHPDGRQTYVAMHPGDVPTGTFRSILKQAGMTLDEFKKV
- a CDS encoding type II toxin-antitoxin system HicB family antitoxin, producing MIYSIVYERVNDPSLPPGYYYAHIPALDLTTHGLGIEGAKAAASDLLKLWIEEKRANGETVPVETEAFFSKIEIDDAIFSA